One part of the Trichoplusia ni isolate ovarian cell line Hi5 chromosome 2, tn1, whole genome shotgun sequence genome encodes these proteins:
- the LOC113505550 gene encoding DET1- and DDB1-associated protein 1, with the protein MSVMEFLKDLPSYDEHNFTLFNTDHGIRNCSKRPSIYLPTKDIPSEQIIVTEKTNILLRYLHQQWEKKNNNSPKKRDQSHIEQNGDDNRPRKRPCINSPLN; encoded by the exons ATG TCGGTGATGGAATTCCTTAAGGATCTACCGTCGTACGACGAGCACAACTTCACTCTTTTCAATACGGACCATGGAATCAGAAATTGTTCTAAAAGACCGTCAATATACTTACCAACTAAGGATATACCATCTGAACAAA ttattgttacagaaaaaacaaatatactgTTAAGATACCTTCATCAGCAATGGGagaaaaag AACAACAATTCACCGAAAAAGCGCGACCAGAGCCACATCGAACAAAACGGCGACGACAATCGACCTCGCAAGAGGCCTTGTATCAACTCTCCGCTCAACTGA
- the LOC113505618 gene encoding dystrotelin-like yields the protein MNSNSWKKVENESGYPTYIDEVTGKQQYDHPEFKKILESLEEHDAIKYSAYRVAFKIYTLQKHLRVPPLRISSGVFARHQLSLSESSLSLDTAELESVLADIYFAAEKEGLFSGDIDLAVDLVINLLLNVYDRDRKEPIRVLAAKTLLIILSEETAADKWVALSNCCMDHNGCVSPKRLSALLTHVTALSEYLGVSCDHVKEDVEACFAKSAGMLGVSGAAVCAWAAAGCGSARWLAAAQRVVASRSRASVSALCALCAQPLIQVLKFKCAKCSDVYFCEKCYLYDKDLTTVSGHKKTHLVHEIMESQPKSSECLGLLKGIKRFFFCTKTKKKRPKKGSKKSTDKVDTASLKRRKDGKPAIFTSTVGKASGNNANNPTSMLQDIITQLETQNKALQDLSNQLQNDLKNTENNELRTKVEAHWNHISTQINRLKLLKDNLSSSQPSIAQETTSKPDKAERPQAFDLFSPIPVLDSEKQSKLPEIKNQPRVLSLDSGNFSVVSKQESQNLLTMSGDALKPVVVHATSDSISTVSMNDISNWYNETESLPDKRRSTKVRQADTTCQSLSAVEKKYAADIKSVENSNDKMKELNADLDTVLDRLQQILTNNFAMDESCFDNTQLRETANEMEGLLGTLIRGVEQRATLNATKGLV from the exons ATGAACTCAAACAGTTGGAAAAAGGTGGAAAATGAGTCTGGATATCCAACTTATATCGA TGAGGTGACTGGAAAACAGCAATATGATCATCCGGAGTTCAAGAAGATTTTAGAATCACTTGAGGAGCACGATGCAATTAAATACAGCGCATACCGGGTCgctttcaaaatatatactttacAGAAACATCTGAGAG TTCCTCCTCTTCGCATCAGTTCAGGAGTATTTGCTAGACACCAACTGAGTCTATCAGAAAGCAGTCTATCTCTAGACACAGCAGAGCTTGAGTCAGTTCTAGCAGACATATACTTTGCTGCGGAGAAGGAGGGATTATTCTCTGGAGATATTGACCTGGCTGTGGACCTGGTGATAAACTTGCTGCTTAATGTTTATGATAG GGATAGAAAAGAGCCAATAAGAGTGCTAGCTGCAAAGACCCTTCTAATAATCTTAAGTGAAGAAACTGCAGCAGACAAATGGGTGGCGCTATCCAACTGTTGTATGGACCACAATGGATGTGTGTCTCCAAAGAGGCTGTCGGCCCTCTTGACGCATGTGACTGCTTTGTCTGAGTATTTAGGTGTAAGCTGTGACCATGTGAAGGAAGATGTTGAGGCCTGTTTTGCTAAG AGTGCGGGCATGCTGGGCGTGAGCGGCGCGGCGGTGTGCgcgtgggcggcggcgggctgcgGCAGCGCGCGCTGGCtggcggcggcgcagcgcgtGGTGGCCAGCCGCAGCCGCGCCAGCGTGTCCGCGCTCTGCGCGCTCTGTGCGCAGCCGCTCATACAG GTGTTGAAATTCAAATGCGCTAAATGCAGTGACGTATATTTCTGCGAGAAATGTTACTTATATGACAAGGATCTGACGACGGTCAGTGGCCATAAGAAGACGCATTTGGTTCATGAAATTATGGAAAGTCAG CCTAAATCATCAGAATGCCTCGGCCTCCTAAAAGGAATAAAGCGATTTTTCTTCTGTACGAAAACAAAGAAGAAACGGCCAAAGAAAGGCTCTAAGAAGAGTACGGACAAAGTGGACACTGCTTCTTTAAAACGAAGGAAAGATGGCAAGCCGGCCATATTCACATCTACTGTGGGCAAGGCATCTGGCAATAATGCCAATAACCCGACTTCTATGCTACAGGATATTATTACGCAGTTGGAAACACAGAATAA GGCTTTACAAGACTTATCAAATCAACTGCAAAATGATTTAAAGAATACTGAAAACAATGAATTGCGAACGAAAGTGGAGGCGCACTGGAATCACATATCCACACAGATCAATAGGCTTAAGTTGTTGAAG GATAACCTATCATCAAGCCAGCCATCAATAGCACAGGAGACCACTTCGAAACCAGACAAAGCTGAACGACCACAAGCCTTCGACCTGTTCAGTCCCATACCAGTTCTAGACAGTGAAAAGCAGTCCAAACTACCAGAAATCAAAAACCAACCGAGAGTACTAAGTTTGGATTCCGGGAACTTCTCTGTGGTGTCCAAGCAAGAGAGCCAGAACCTTCTGACGATGTCCGGCGATGCGCTGAAGCCGGTTGTAGTGCACGCGACCTCGGATAGTATATCCACTGTCTCCATGAATGATATCAGTAATTGGTATAATG AAACAGAATCCCTCCCAGACAAGCGTCGCTCAACTAAAGTCCGTCAAGCGGACACGACGTGCCAGTCGCTCTCCGCAGTGGAGAAGAAGTACGCGGCCGACATCAAGTCTGTAGAGAACAGTAACGACAAGATGAAGGAACTCAATGCTGATCTCGATACCGTGCTGGATAGACTGCAGCAGATCTTAACTAATAACTTCGCTATGGATG AGTCATGTTTCGACAACACTCAACTGCGCGAAACAGCGAATGAGATGGAAGGCCTGCTCGGAACTTTAATACGAGGCGTGGAACAAAGAGCCACACTCAACGCTACTAAGGGCCTCGTGTAA
- the LOC113505542 gene encoding selenide, water dikinase: protein MSYQSSVAQDSLAAAQLEMTGNPNALALRRPFDPVAHDLEASFRLTRFADLKGRSCKVPQDVLGKLVESLQQDYSQQDQDQFMHVAIPRIGIGLDCSVTPLRHGGLCLVQTTDFFYPLVDDPYMMGKIACANVLSDLYAMGVTECDNMLMLLGVSTKMTEKERDVVIPLIMRGFKDSALEAGTSVTGGQTVINPWCAIGGVATTICQPNEYIVPDNAVMGDVLVLTKPLGTQVAVNAHQWLDQPERWNRIKLVVSEEDVRKAYHRAMDSMSRLNRIAARLMHKYNAHGSTDVTGFGLLGHAQNLASHQKNEVSFVIHNLPVIAKMAAVAKACGNMFQLLQGHAPETSGGLLICLPREQAAAYCKDIEKQEGYQAWIIGIVEKGNRTARIIDKPRVIEVPAKD from the coding sequence ATGTCGTATCAATCAAGTGTAGCGCAAGACTCTTTAGCTGCGGCACAATTGGAAATGACCGGTAACCCCAATGCATTAGCGTTGCGTCGGCCATTCGACCCGGTGGCGCACGACTTAGAAGCGAGTTTTCGTTTGACACGGTTTGCGGACCTCAAAGGAAGAAGCTGCAAAGTTCCTCAAGATGTACTGGGAAAACTGGTGGAATCATTACAGCAAGATTATTCCCAACAAGACCAGGACCAGTTTATGCATGTGGCGATCCCGCGCATTGGCATCGGTTTGGATTGCTCGGTGACGCCGCTCAGACATGGAGGTCTTTGTTTGGTACAGACCACCGACTTTTTCTATCCCCTAGTAGACGACCCCTACATGATGGGAAAAATCGCATGTGCCAACGTACTTAGCGATTTATATGCAATGGGAGTAACAGAATGTGACAATATGCTTATGCTCCTCGGTGTGTCTACAAAAATGACCGAGAAAGAACGTGATGTTGTCATTCCTCTTATAATGCGTGGCTTTAAAGATTCTGCCCTGGAGGCTGGAACATCAGTCACCGGAGGACAAACAGTAATTAACCCCTGGTGTGCTATTGGTGGGGTGGCTACTACTATTTGCCAACCCAATGAATACATTGTTCCTGATAATGCTGTTATGGGTGATGTTCTTGTATTGACTAAGCCTCTTGGTACCCAAGTAGCAGTCAATGCCCATCAATGGTTAGACCAACCAGAACGCTGGAACCGTATTAAGTTGGTGGTCTCTGAAGAAGATGTACGCAAGGCTTATCATCGTGCAATGGACTCTATGAGCAGATTGAACCGTATTGCTGCTCGTTTAATGCACAAGTACAATGCACATGGCTCTACAGATGTCACTGGCTTTGGTCTTCTTGGTCATGCACAGAATTTGGCTTCACATCAAAAGAATGAAGTGTCATTTGTTATTCACAACCTGCCAGTGATTGCTAAAATGGCTGCAGTAGCTAAAGCTTGTGGTAATATGTTCCAATTGCTGCAAGGACATGCTCCAGAGACATCTGGTGGACTCCTCATCTGTTTGCCAAGAGAACAGGCAGCCGCATACTGCAAAGATATTGAGAAGCAAGAAGGATACCAGGCGTGGATCATTGGTATTGTGGAGAAAGGCAACCGCACAGCCCGTATTATTGACAAACCCCGAGTCATTGAAGTGCCTGCTAAGGACTAA